In Oncorhynchus mykiss isolate Arlee chromosome 1, USDA_OmykA_1.1, whole genome shotgun sequence, the following proteins share a genomic window:
- the LOC118966266 gene encoding protein ANKUB1-like: MHDDTLYLSEAGMQNEIAPPSQIDYFHVQLSDDKQVRYFLELSYAGAILRDSWVLTDVGITPSSAICCLLKREPVVRVFSAVTGETLSVLGTVFLLSTSVARLMTLVSQQCGLPVSSFRLSSPTGLQLYDCNRLHDYAIDLGATLRLDTWDGWAEFLRGCFLGHRLTVQRHLSRERHVRRSEYTSTH, translated from the exons ATGCATGACGACACATTGTATCTCAGTGAAGCAGGCATGCAGAACGAGATCGCCCCACCAAGCCAGATA GATTACTTCCACGTGCAACTGTCAGACGACAAGCAGGTGAGGTACTTCCTGGAGCTGAGCTATGCTGGTGCCATCCTTCGGGACAGCTGGGTCCTGACAGACGTTGGCATCACCCCTAGCAGTGCCATCTGCTGCCTGCTGAAG CGGGAGCCGGTGGTGCGTGTGTTCAGTGCCGTGACGGGGGAGACCCTCTCAGTCTTGGGCACTGTGTTTCTCCTGAGTACGTCTGTGGCCAGGCTCATGACCCTGGTGTCCCAGCAGTGTGGGCTTCCCGTCAGCTCCTTCAGACTGAGCTCTCCCACCGGCCTGCAACTCTACGATTGCAACCGGCTGCACGACTACGCCATTGACCTGG ggGCTACTCTACGGTTGGACACCTGGGATGGGTGGGCGGAGTTCCTCAGAGGCTGCTTCCTGGGACACAGACTGACCGTCCAACGACACCTGTCTAGGGAGAGACATGTGAGGAGGTCAgaatacacatctacacactga